The following coding sequences are from one Streptococcus mitis window:
- a CDS encoding M24 family metallopeptidase → MSKLQQIVTYLESEKLDVAVVSDPVTINYLTGFYSDPHERQMFLFVLADQEPLLFVPALEVERASSTVSFPVVGYVDSENPWQKMKHALPQLDFKRVAVEFDNLILTKYHGLKIVFETAEFENLTPRIQRMRLIKSADEVQKMMVAGLYADKAVKVGFDNISLDKTETDIIAQIDFAMKREGYEMSFDTMVLTGDNAANPHGIPAANKVENNALLLFDLGVLVNGYASDMTRTVAVGKPDQFKKDIYNLTLEAQQAALDFIKPGVTAHEVDRAAREVIEKAGYGEYFNHRLGHGIGMDVHEFPSIMEGNDMVIEEGMCFSVEPGIYIPGKVGVRIEDCGVVTKDGFDLFTNTSKDLLYFD, encoded by the coding sequence ATGTCTAAATTACAACAAATCGTAACATATCTTGAATCAGAAAAACTAGACGTCGCTGTCGTATCTGACCCCGTCACAATCAATTACCTCACTGGCTTTTACAGTGATCCCCATGAACGCCAAATGTTCCTTTTTGTCCTAGCAGATCAGGAACCTCTCCTCTTTGTCCCAGCCCTTGAGGTTGAGCGTGCAAGCAGCACTGTTTCCTTCCCAGTTGTGGGCTATGTGGATTCTGAAAATCCATGGCAAAAAATGAAACATGCTCTTCCACAACTTGACTTCAAACGTGTCGCTGTTGAGTTTGACAATCTCATCTTGACCAAATATCATGGCTTGAAAATAGTCTTTGAAACTGCTGAGTTTGAAAACCTCACTCCTCGTATCCAACGTATGCGCCTTATCAAATCAGCTGACGAAGTGCAAAAAATGATGGTGGCCGGTCTCTATGCGGACAAGGCTGTTAAGGTTGGTTTTGACAATATTTCTCTTGATAAGACTGAGACAGATATTATTGCCCAAATCGACTTTGCTATGAAGCGTGAAGGTTATGAAATGAGTTTTGATACCATGGTCTTGACTGGTGATAATGCTGCAAATCCACACGGTATTCCAGCAGCAAACAAAGTTGAAAATAACGCCCTTCTCCTCTTTGACCTTGGTGTTCTAGTCAACGGCTATGCGTCAGATATGACTCGTACGGTCGCTGTCGGCAAACCAGACCAATTCAAGAAAGATATTTACAACTTAACTCTTGAAGCCCAACAAGCTGCTCTTGACTTTATCAAGCCAGGTGTGACTGCTCATGAAGTGGACCGCGCGGCCCGTGAGGTCATTGAAAAAGCTGGTTACGGCGAGTACTTCAACCACCGTCTTGGTCACGGTATCGGTATGGATGTCCACGAATTCCCATCTATCATGGAAGGAAACGACATGGTCATCGAAGAAGGCATGTGCTTCTCTGTTGAACCAGGTATCTATATCCCTGGTAAAGTCGGTGTCCGTATCGAAGACTGTGGTGTTGTTACCAAAGATGGCTTTGACCTCTTTACAAACACCAGCAAAGACTTGCTTTATTTTGATTAA
- a CDS encoding ECF transporter S component, giving the protein MKQTKTTKIALVSLLTALSVVLGYFLKIPTPTGILTLLDAGVFFTAFYFGSREGAVVGGLAGFLIDLLSGYPQWMFFSLVNHGLQGFFAGFKGKTQWLGLILATIAMVGGYALGSTLMNGWAAALPEILPNFMQNMVGMIVGFILSQSIKKIK; this is encoded by the coding sequence ATGAAGCAAACCAAAACAACTAAAATCGCCCTTGTATCCCTCTTAACCGCCCTCTCTGTGGTTCTAGGTTATTTCTTAAAAATTCCAACACCGACAGGCATTTTAACTCTTTTAGATGCGGGTGTCTTCTTTACGGCCTTCTACTTTGGTAGTCGTGAAGGGGCTGTAGTAGGAGGACTAGCAGGTTTCTTGATTGACCTCTTATCAGGCTATCCTCAGTGGATGTTCTTTAGCTTGGTCAACCATGGCTTGCAGGGATTTTTCGCAGGATTTAAAGGAAAAACTCAGTGGTTAGGCCTTATCTTAGCAACGATTGCCATGGTAGGGGGTTACGCCTTGGGCTCTACATTGATGAATGGCTGGGCTGCAGCTCTACCAGAAATTTTACCAAATTTCATGCAAAATATGGTAGGGATGATTGTAGGATTTATCCTTAGTCAAAGTATCAAGAAGATTAAGTAA
- a CDS encoding bifunctional hydroxymethylpyrimidine kinase/phosphomethylpyrimidine kinase — protein sequence MKNNRILALSGNDIFSGGGLSADLATYTLNGLHGFVAVTCLTALTEKGFEVFPTDDTIFQHELDSLRDVEFGGIKIGLLPTVSVAEKALDFIKQCPGVPVVLDPVLVCKETHDVAVSELCQELIRFFPYVSVITPNLPEAELLTGQEIKTLEDMKAAAQKLHELGAPAVIIKGGNRLSQDKAVDVFYDGQNFTVLENPVIQGQNAGAGCTFASSIASHLVKGDELLPAVESSKDFVYRSIAQADQYGVRQYEANQNN from the coding sequence ATGAAGAATAATCGTATTTTAGCACTTTCTGGAAATGATATTTTTAGTGGTGGTGGTTTGTCAGCTGATTTGGCTACTTATACCTTGAACGGCTTGCATGGCTTTGTAGCAGTGACTTGTTTGACAGCCTTGACGGAAAAGGGCTTTGAAGTCTTTCCAACTGACGATACCATTTTTCAACATGAATTAGATAGCTTGCGTGATGTGGAGTTTGGGGGGATTAAGATTGGTCTTCTACCAACTGTCAGTGTGGCTGAGAAGGCCTTGGACTTTATCAAGCAATGCCCAGGAGTGCCTGTGGTTCTGGACCCTGTCTTGGTCTGCAAGGAAACACACGACGTAGCTGTAAGTGAACTCTGTCAAGAGTTGATTCGCTTTTTCCCTTATGTCAGTGTGATTACGCCTAATCTTCCTGAAGCAGAATTATTGACTGGTCAGGAAATCAAAACCTTGGAAGACATGAAAGCTGCAGCGCAGAAATTGCATGAATTAGGAGCGCCAGCAGTCATTATCAAGGGAGGCAATCGCCTTAGTCAGGACAAGGCTGTAGATGTCTTTTATGATGGACAAAACTTTACAGTCCTAGAAAATCCTGTCATTCAAGGGCAAAATGCTGGTGCAGGTTGTACCTTTGCCTCTAGCATTGCCAGTCACTTGGTTAAAGGTGATGAACTTTTACCAGCAGTAGAAAGCTCTAAGGATTTCGTTTATCGTTCTATTGCACAAGCAGATCAGTATGGAGTAAGACAATATGAAGCAAACCAAAACAACTAA
- the truA gene encoding tRNA pseudouridine(38-40) synthase TruA produces the protein MTRYKATISYDGYAFAGFQRQPHARSVQEEIEKTLTKLNKGQAITVHGAGRTDSGVHALGQVIHFNLPYQMDEEKLRFALDTQSPEDIDVISIELVADDFHCRYAKHSKTYEFIVDRGRPKNPMRRHYATHFPYPLDVERMREAIKKLEGTHDFTGFTASGTSVEDKVRTITEASLRVDETGQFLTFTFSGNGFLYKQIRNMVGTLLKIGNNRMPVEQIDLILEKKDRQLAGPTAAPNGLYLKEIRYEE, from the coding sequence ATGACAAGATATAAAGCAACTATTTCCTATGATGGTTACGCCTTTGCTGGTTTTCAGCGCCAGCCTCATGCGCGTAGTGTTCAGGAAGAAATTGAAAAAACCTTGACCAAGTTAAATAAAGGGCAAGCCATTACTGTTCACGGTGCTGGTAGGACAGATAGTGGGGTTCATGCCCTGGGACAGGTTATTCATTTTAACCTGCCTTATCAAATGGATGAGGAGAAGCTCCGTTTTGCTCTAGACACTCAGTCCCCTGAAGATATTGATGTGATTTCGATTGAGCTTGTGGCGGATGATTTTCATTGCCGTTATGCTAAGCACAGTAAGACCTATGAGTTTATCGTGGATAGGGGCCGTCCCAAAAATCCGATGCGCCGTCACTATGCCACCCACTTTCCTTATCCGCTTGATGTGGAACGGATGCGGGAGGCTATCAAAAAATTAGAAGGCACTCATGATTTCACCGGCTTTACAGCCTCTGGGACTAGTGTAGAGGATAAGGTTCGCACCATCACAGAAGCTAGTCTTAGGGTTGATGAGACAGGCCAGTTTTTGACCTTTACCTTTTCAGGAAATGGTTTCTTGTATAAGCAGATTCGTAATATGGTGGGGACACTGCTTAAAATCGGCAATAACCGCATGCCAGTAGAGCAGATTGACCTCATCTTGGAGAAAAAGGACAGGCAGCTTGCAGGTCCCACTGCAGCACCAAATGGTTTATATTTAAAGGAGATTCGTTATGAAGAATAA
- a CDS encoding MFS transporter yields MKQFLERASILALSLVLITSFSISSALPAMFDYYQGYPKEQIELLASLPSFGIMIMLLLNGFLEKIFPERLQISLGLLILSLSGTAPFWYQAYPFVFGTRILFGLGVGMINAKAISIISERYQGKTRIQMLGLRGSAEVVGASLITLAVGQLLAFGWTATFLAYSAGFLVLILYLLFVPYGKEKKEVKKKTKEASRLTREMKGLIFILAIEAAVVVCTNTAITIRIPSLMVERGLGDAQLSSFVLSVMQLIGIVAGVSFSFLISIFKEKLLLWSGITFGLGQIVIALSPSLWVVVAGSILAGFAYSVALTTVFQLVSERIPAKLLNQATSFAVLGCSFGAFTTPFVLGAIGLLTHNGMLVFAILGSWLIVTSIFVMYLLQKRA; encoded by the coding sequence ATGAAACAATTTTTAGAACGGGCCAGTATTTTGGCTCTCTCCCTCGTTTTGATTACGTCCTTTTCCATCTCGAGTGCCCTGCCAGCCATGTTTGACTATTATCAAGGTTATCCTAAGGAACAAATTGAGCTCTTGGCGAGCTTGCCTTCCTTTGGAATCATGATTATGTTATTACTAAATGGTTTCTTAGAAAAAATATTTCCTGAGCGCTTACAGATCAGTTTGGGATTGCTGATTTTATCACTAAGTGGAACTGCTCCCTTTTGGTACCAAGCTTATCCTTTTGTCTTTGGAACACGGATTCTTTTTGGTTTAGGTGTTGGGATGATCAATGCCAAGGCCATTTCTATTATCAGTGAACGCTATCAAGGAAAAACGAGAATTCAGATGTTAGGGCTACGCGGTTCTGCAGAGGTCGTTGGGGCTTCTCTCATTACCTTGGCAGTCGGCCAATTGTTGGCCTTTGGTTGGACAGCTACTTTCTTAGCTTATAGTGCTGGATTTTTAGTTCTGATCCTTTATCTGCTCTTTGTACCTTATGGAAAAGAAAAGAAAGAAGTCAAGAAAAAAACGAAGGAAGCAAGTCGCTTAACTCGGGAAATGAAGGGCTTGATTTTTATCTTAGCTATTGAAGCGGCGGTTGTAGTTTGTACCAATACAGCTATTACCATCCGTATTCCAAGTCTGATGGTGGAAAGAGGACTGGGAGATGCCCAGTTATCTAGTTTTGTTCTTAGTGTCATGCAGTTAATCGGGATTGTGGCTGGTGTGAGTTTTTCTTTCCTGATTTCAATATTTAAAGAGAAACTGCTCCTCTGGTCTGGTATTACCTTCGGCTTGGGGCAAATTGTGATTGCCTTGTCTCCATCCTTGTGGGTGGTAGTGGCAGGAAGTATTCTGGCTGGCTTTGCCTACAGTGTAGCCTTGACGACAGTCTTTCAACTTGTCTCTGAAAGAATTCCAGCTAAACTCCTCAATCAAGCAACCTCATTTGCAGTTTTAGGCTGTAGTTTCGGAGCCTTTACGACTCCATTCGTTCTAGGTGCAATTGGCTTATTAACTCACAATGGGATGTTGGTCTTTGCTATCTTAGGATCTTGGTTAATTGTAACCTCTATCTTTGTCATGTACCTACTTCAAAAGAGAGCTTAG
- a CDS encoding Pr6Pr family membrane protein: protein MSKHYKLVFYSRIFLFLAAFTGVYLEITKHGGFGMLLYYTVLSNLLVAIFTLYLLKVMSRLGENWQRPSLLRLKGGVTMSIMITCVIYHFLLAPIATNFYTLENFLCHYIVPLWFLADTLFFDKQGQYKIWDPVVWTILPLLYMIFALFNGLVLKLDIPNSKVSPFPYFFLNVNKGWDVVFKWCLIIFVAYMVAGFIFYFIKQIKRKSS from the coding sequence ATGTCAAAACACTATAAACTTGTATTTTATAGCCGTATCTTCTTGTTTCTAGCGGCTTTTACGGGAGTTTATCTTGAAATCACCAAGCATGGTGGATTTGGGATGCTGCTCTATTATACGGTTCTGTCCAACCTTTTAGTAGCGATTTTTACGCTCTATCTCCTAAAGGTTATGAGCCGTTTAGGTGAAAACTGGCAAAGGCCAAGCCTCTTGCGTTTAAAAGGTGGGGTCACCATGAGTATCATGATTACCTGTGTGATTTACCATTTCCTCTTAGCGCCTATTGCGACTAATTTCTATACTCTAGAAAATTTCCTTTGCCACTATATCGTTCCGCTTTGGTTTTTAGCGGATACCCTCTTTTTTGACAAACAGGGTCAATACAAAATCTGGGATCCAGTTGTGTGGACGATTTTACCCTTGCTTTATATGATTTTTGCTCTTTTTAATGGCTTGGTACTGAAACTAGACATTCCTAATTCTAAGGTCAGTCCCTTCCCTTACTTCTTTTTGAATGTGAACAAGGGTTGGGATGTCGTGTTCAAGTGGTGTCTGATTATCTTTGTTGCCTATATGGTGGCAGGATTTATCTTCTACTTTATTAAGCAAATCAAGAGAAAATCATCCTAA